One genomic segment of Mangifera indica cultivar Alphonso chromosome 6, CATAS_Mindica_2.1, whole genome shotgun sequence includes these proteins:
- the LOC123219270 gene encoding LRR receptor-like serine/threonine-protein kinase FLS2, whose translation MEMNPSLLMIIAFFLHCLMLLSATAGGTNITTDQGALLSLKAHITHDPNNLLTKNSSVCNWIGITCGGRNHSHRVTALNISHLGLGGTLPSQLGQLSSLQILDVSNNSISGIIPSSIFNISSLESIDFSVNQFSGCFPSIIFTMPSLFYIDLSRNSLSGGLPESAFSYLPNLETLFLYENELDGEMPATLSECKQLKYLALSINYFTGAIPKQLGNLTKMKKIYLAYNELQGEIPQELGNLVELEFLSLITNDLTGTIPSSIFNLSSLTTLQLTNNSLMGSLPDNICQHLPLLEVLGLSLNQLTGPIPNNLWQCRELQTLSLSFNQFTGSIPRRIGNLTFINELYLGYNKLTGEIPEELGNLIELERFSLTNAALTGSIPSVIFNLSSLIEVDLSNNSLTGGLPNNMCQHLPVLEGLYLAHNKLSGSIPHNLWHCRELSFLTLAENQFTGSIPRDIGNLTLVTALYLGWNHLIGEIPNEIGNLPNLENLRLYGNNFIGSVPAAIFNISTLIELSLAENKLSGMLPPIIELPNLERFYLGGNNFSGSIPKFITNVSKLSHLDIGYNSFSGFIPANLGDLRSLRWLSLASNFLKSTPDLGFLSSLMNCKYLRGLLLTENLLNGMLPSSISNLSTSLEKFGFDHCNLSGSIPKEIGYFSNLIILWSENNELTGSIPVTLGGLQNLQGLYLQNNKLEGSIPQDLCHLDNLVELFLENNKLSGSIPACLGDLITLRKLLLGSNRLTSFIPSSLWDLTDILQLNLSTNFLSGPLSPNMKNLRVIDIDLSRNEISGEIPSTIGELQNLQNLSLRYNRLQGPIPVSFGHMTSLEFLDLSNNELSGLIPKSMEALSYLKYLNLSSNQLEGEIPSGGPFKNFSADSFFGNQALCGASRMNVPPCKTSSQRKSRKKSTLLLIVLLPINIALTILFLGLIFVLIRRRKRTITQPIVVEMPPEGTWRRISQQELERATNGWSESNLLGVGSFGSVYKGSLQDGMEIAVKVFHLQHERGFKSFDNECEVLASIRHRNLVKIISSCSNENFKALVLEYMPNGNLGKCLSSDNYFLDIAQRLEIMINVASALEYLHFDCSTPVIHCDLKPNNILLDENMVAHLSDFGISRLLSEDESKAQTQTLATIGYMAPEYGREGQVSRKGDVYSYGIVLMETFTGKKPTDEIFAEERSLKRLVMEALRSSVMEVVDKNLLLREDENLAAKEQCVSCILSLAVECTEVSPEKRIDIRAVVCKLLKIRDTLLANLETGNGRRRSNLN comes from the exons ATGGAGATGAATCCTTCTCTACTTATGATCATTGCTTTCTTCCTTCATTGTTTGATGCTTCTGTCGGCTACTGCTGGAGGAACCAACATTACCACTGACCAAGGTGCTCTTCTGTCTCTGAAAGCTCATATAACTCATGATCCCAACAATTTATTGACCAAAAATAGCTCCGTCTGTAATTGGATTGGCATCACCTGCGGTGGTCGTAATCACAGTCACAGAGTCACAGCTTTGAACATTTCTCACTTGGGTCTTGGAGGCACCCTCCCTTCACAACTGGGACAACTATCTTCATTGCAAATACTTGATGTTAGTAATAACAGTATCTCTGGTATTATTCCCAGCTCCATCTTCAATATATCTTCACTTGAAAGCATTGATTTCAGTGTTAACCAGTTCTCAGGTTGCTTTCCTTCCATCATATTCACCATgccttcattattttatattgatttaagTAGAAACTCATTATCTGGTGGACTCCCAGAAAGTGCTTTTAGTTATCTTCCTAATCTGGAAACGTTGTTTTTGTATGAAAATGAGCTTGATGGTGAAATGCCAGCCACCTTATCAGAGTGCAAACAGCTGAAATATCTGGCCTTGTCCATTAATTATTTCACGGGAGCCATACCTAAACAATTAGGGAACTTgacgaagatgaagaagatATATCTTGCCTATAACGAACTCCAAG GAGAAATTCCACAAGAGCTGGGCAATCTTGTAGAACTGGAGTTTCTGTCCCTAATAACTAATGACCTAACGGGGACCATTCCTTCAAGTATTTTCAACCTTTCTTCTCTAACCACCTTGCAGTTGACAAATAATAGCCTGATGGGGAGCCTTCCGGACAACATATGTCAACATCTTCCTCTACTGGAAGTACTTGGCTTGTCCCTGAATCAGTTGACAGGTCCAATTCCAAACAATTTGTGGCAATGTAGAGAGCTTCAAACGCTTTCTTTATCATTCAATCAATTCACTGGTAGTATACCGAGGAGAATCGGGAACTTGACATTCATCAATGAATTATATCTTGGCTACAACAAGTTGACAG GAGAAATTCCAGAAGAGTTGGGCAATCTTATCGAATTGGAGAGATTTTCGTTAACAAACGCAGCCTTGACAGGGTCTATACCTTCAGTTATCTTCAATCTCTCTTCTCTAATCGAAGTGGACTTGTCAAATAATAGCCTAACCGGTGGCCTCCCTAACAACATGTGTCAACATCTTCCTGTTCTTGAAGGATTGTACTTGGCACACAATAAACTATCTGGTTCAATTCCGCACAATTTGTGGCACTGTAGAGAGCTTAGTTTTCTCACCTTGGCAGAGAATCAATTCACAGGAAGTATACCAAGAGATATTGGTAATTTAACATTGGTTACTGCACTATACCTTGGCTGGAACCACTTGATCG GTGAGATTCCAAATGAAATTGGCAACCTTCCTAATCTGGAAAATTTGAGGCTTTACGGCAACAACTTCATTGGTTCGGTCCCAGCTGCAATCTTCAACATCTCAACACTGATAGAGCTCTCACTTGCTGAAAATAAACTCTCGGGAATGCTTCCACCTATCATAGAACTTCCAAATCTTGAGAGGTTCTATTTGGGAGGGAACAATTTCTCGGGGTCGATTCCCAAATTCATAACTAATGTTTCCAAGCTCTCTCATCTTGATATCGGATACAACTCATTCTCAGGCTTTATTCCTGCCAATCTAGGGGATTTAAGAAGCCTCCGGTGGCTGTCCTTAGCGAGTAATTTCTTGAAATCTACTCCTGATTTGGGTTTTCTGTCTTCTTTGATGAATTGCAAGTATTTAAGAGGACTATTATTAACAGAAAATCTGTTAAATGGCATGCTTCCAAGTTCCATAAGTAACCTTTCCACTTCATTGGAAAAATTTGGATTCGATCATTGTAACCTTAGTGGCAGCATTCCTAAAGAAATTGGCTATTTCAGCAACTTGATAATCTTATGGTCCGAAAACAATGAATTGACTGGATCAATCCCAGTTACACTTGGTGGATTGCAAAATCTCCAAGGCttgtatcttcaaaataataaactaGAAGGATCTATCCCACAGGATCTTTGTCATTTGGACAACTTGGTCGAGTTGTTCTtggaaaataataaactttCTGGGTCAATTCCTGCATGTTTGGGCGATCTTATAACACTTAGAAAGCTTCTGTTAGGCTCCAACAGGTTAACTTCTTTTATCCCTTCATCTTTGTGGGACCTTACAGACATCTTGCAGCTTAACCTGTCAACAAATTTTTTGAGCGGACCTCTTTCACCAAACATGAAAAATTTGAGAGTCATAGATATAGATTTGTCGAGGAATGAAATATCGGGTGAGATTCCAAGCACCATTGGAGAACTACAAAATCTACAAAATCTTTCCTTGAGATACAACAGGCTACAAGGTCCAATTCCAGTATCATTTGGCCACATGACGAGTTTGGAATTCTTGGATTTATCCAACAATGAGCTCTCTGGACTTATTCCTAAATCAATGGAGGCTCTTTCGTACCTGAAATATCTGAACCTATCATCTAATCAATTAGAAGGAGAAATTCCCTCTGGAGGGCCATTTAAAAATTTCTCAGCTGACTCATTTTTTGGGAATCAGGCATTATGTGGTGCATCTCGTATGAATGTACCACCTTGCAAAACCAGCAGTCAGAGAAAATCGAGGAAAAAGTCCACTCTCCTATTGATTGTTTTGTTGCCAATAAATATTGcattaacaatattattcttGGGTCTTATATTTGTGTTGATCAGACGCAGAAAAAGAACCATAACGCAGCCTATCGTTGTTGAGATGCCCCCGGAAGGAACTTGGAGAAGAATTTCACAACAAGAACTTGAGAGAGCAACCAATGGGTGGAGTGAAAGCAACCTACTTGGTGTAGGGAGTTTTGGTTCAGTTTATAAAGGAAGTCTTCAAGATGGGATGGAGATTGCTGTAAAGGTTTTCCACCTCCAACATGAAAGAGGTTTCAAGAGTTTTGATAATGAATGCGAAGTACTGGCTAGTATTCGTCACCGGAATCTTGTCAAAATCATCAGTAGCTGTTCAAATGAAAACTTCAAGGCGCTGGTGCTAGAGTACATGCCCAATGGGAACCTGGGTAAGTGTTTGAGTTCTGACAACTATTTCCTTGACATTGCACAGAGGTTGGAGATAATGATAAATGTTGCATCTGCTCTTGAATATCTCCACTTTGATTGTTCAACCCCTGTAATTCACTGTGACTTGAAGCCCAACAACATATTGCTAGATGAAAATATGGTGGCACATTTGAGTGATTTTGGCATTTCAAGACTCTTGAGCGAAGATGAGTCCAAGGCACAAACACAAACCCTTGCAACCATCGGTTACATGGCACCAG AATATGGAAGAGAAGGACAAGTTTCTAGGAAAGGTGATGTTTATAGCTATGGGATTGTTTTGATGGAAACATTTACTGGGAAGAAGCCGACAGATGAAATTTTCGCAGAGGAAAGGAGCTTAAAGCGGTTGGTTATGGAGGCTTTACGAAGTTCAGTGATGGAAGTCGTGGACAAGAACTTGTTATTGAGGGAGGATGAAAATTTAGCTGCAAAGGAGCAATGTGTGTCATGTATCCTGAGTTTGGCTGTGGAGTGTACAGAAGTGTCACCAGAGAAGAGGATCGACATAAGAGCGGTAGTTTGTAAACTCTTGAAAATTAGAGACACATTACTTGCCAATCTTGAAACTGGAAACGGTAGAAGGCgatcgaatttaaattaa